In Sesamum indicum cultivar Zhongzhi No. 13 linkage group LG8, S_indicum_v1.0, whole genome shotgun sequence, the sequence CACCTACCACTTCTAAATTCTAGTTCATAATGAATTTTTCTCCAGCTATGAGAGcaaccaaaaattgaaatttttatatataatatatattaataatgtatttaattattatttattttgttccagtaaggaattaatttattatacttttttaataatttcttttggttGCTAAAAACGAGCTTCATCGCACCCAATAAATCATAGAACAACTTTTATTGTACTTATCGTATGATTGACCGTTGGTCTTAAACGATACATCAATTCTGAATGATAGCccaatttcttgatttttttcactGAGGTTTATATTGCAGGCAGACAAATCCACCATTGTGGACGAGGCAGTGAACTACATCAAGAAACTGCAAGAAACTCTTCAGGCacttgagaaagaaaagattgaCAGGCTAAATGGCTTAATCACCAACAATCCCATCATCTACGATCCCTCCATCATCACCCAACAACGACTTGCCATCCAATCAAGGGAGGCATTTCTAGCCGAGCAGGGATCTGTGGCTTTAGGAAACCCCAACCCGCACCCGATGTTTTCCGGCCCCGAATTCCCATCCATTTTCAAGACATGGACTTCTCCCAACGTAATCCTGAATGTTTGCGGGAGAGATGCCCATATCAACGTTTGCAGCATCAAAAAACCCGGCCTGCTCACCGCCATTTGCTTTGTGATGGAGAAGCACAAACTGGAGTTGGTTTCTGCTCATGTTTCCTCGGATCGTAATAGATCCATGTACATGATCCATGCCCGCGTAAGTGCCATTTGGGTCAATCAGATCCGattaaatcacataataaacagtaattgatttataatttaaataaactcACCAATCACACcacaaatacaataatatttactaGATAATCTAGCGAAGAAAATCAAATGTTATatgccaattaaattaaattatggcTAATTAGActaacttatatttaatactatggtgtatgtatataattgtAGCAGGGAAACGGAGGTTCAGAGCAGCTCTCACAGGCATTTCCAGTGGAAGAAATATACAAGCAGGCAGCTGCCGAAATAATGCTGTGGGTTAATTCTTAATTTGTCTCTTAGATTAATTAAacctcattatatatatgtatagacaGCCTACCCAACTAATTACTAGAATGCACAATTAATATGTTGCCCCTCATctctatattattaattcattatatcCATCTTTCCATATTCTCAactgttaatttattttttttaaaaacagtgattacataattacattaataaacatatggttttcatcaatgttAAATTCGTATTACATTAACTCACATTATGTGACATAAATATTCATTGCATAATCAAAGTCCACATTAaggaaaagaatatatatattttctaaaataaaataattgaaaattgggAATGAAAACCAAAGGCAGATGGGGCTAATGGGCCTTGTTGGGGCTCTAAGAGCAATCCAATGAtctcttaatatattttgggcCCCCAATTCAGAAAGAAACAAAGGCCCATAAAGTGTAGAGCGAAGGAGGATGATTCAAAAGTAAGAAGACACAGAAAAATCGCACGTCTTACAATTCAAATAGATAGATTCCTTAAAGCGCAGATTTGATTTGAATCGTCTCAGTGTGGATTGACGGAATTTTAgacaggaaaaaaaataattcaaataaaaatatagaaaaagaaaaccaaaaaaccaattgacaaaattacccTAATGCAATcacaaagaaagaattttcGTTAACTCTTGTCAGAATTAAATTCTTTAGGCTAGATATTATTGTTTTGAAtgcatgtacatatatatatatatatatatatgtggagcAAAAATGAGTtgggcatatatatatatatatatatatgaatagtGACAATCAAGAAAGGGAAAATCAAAAGCCCATGTCTGATTCCATTTCCATGGCCTCAATTTCTGGAGGGGCTTACAAAATCTAATTCCCAGAAATGCCCTTTCTTTCTATCATAGTTTCTAACAATAACTAAAAAGCTATTCACCTCATCCTTTAACCCCATAATACCCACTAATTAAaccatataattttcatatttattattaatattttttagggttttctcTTTTGGGTGACGCAGTCGCAACGTATTATTGGTAGAATAAAAcaattctctttcttttttttttttttttaaaaaaaaatcaaaactgatTCTTTTGGATGCATGTCCTCCAAAAACGCCTCAACACCaccaaattcatcaaatttttgcCACATATTATCATACACAGCTTTAATCTTCGCAGACAAAGATAAatgtaaatcaaataaaattagccGATTTATAATGATGTGGGgccaaatattcaaaaaacaCAGCACTTTTCTTCGATTAATACTTTTTCATTATAGGAATTGGAGGACTGTATATTATGAGACAACAAGAATCAATACTTTTATTACATCGACGACACATCTCATGCTTTCTCACTATCGGACAGCTCCTCCCTCCACAATTTCTTCTAATAATTTAGGTACGAGGACATGCCCATCACAATTTCTATTCCATTTGATGTCGTCCGAGTGAGTCTCTACATACATAGATTGTGTGTTATTGAATCAATACAAGATACATCATCATGTATGATATCTTATATAGATACGGATTCATATGGATAATATCGCcagcttatttttctttagtgGTCAAAACTTACATTAAATGTggatgtatttttcttttaaatttttgattgaaaaataatagttcataaataaaaaaaaaaagtgcaaataaaatttcatagaaaGATTCAACTTTTTTTGAGAAAGAATATTTCgagtcaaaatatatatatatataaatatagaaaaagaaaattacatacaaataGATACAGAAGCTGCCTATTGGACCCTATGTAACACCCTCTTTCAACCTATTTTTCTGTTTAGGACTGCAACTTTTTCCCATTTTACCTAACCAACAAAATAGAGATCTAATTTACGTGgagaacaaaatttaaaaagaaacaaaaggacTAGAACGGAACGACGTCGCTTCCGGCGTAATCATCCGAATTGGCTAAAGAATCATGGGGCCACGAGTTCCGCAGCAATTTCAGCAGCATTTGCGCTTTACGTTTCGCTCTTTCCGTGCAATCGCTCTGAACCAGCAGCAGCAACTGAGTCAACACGCCGGCCGCCACCGCCTCCTGTTGAGCTCGCTCTGAAGCCGAGCACAGTGAGAGCAGTGCCCCGGCCGCGTACTCCGTCGCCCGATCCGAGATCTTCAATATAATCTTCACCAGCAAGGGAACTGTCAGCGCGTGCGATGCAAATGCTGCGCAACCGGATGGAATCCGACAGAGGAGCTCCACCGTTGCCAGTGCTCTCTCCGCGTCGCACTTTTCGAACTCCGCCAGCTTGTCAATCAAGGCCTCCACCGCACCCGCCGCTACCGCCTTTTGCCGGTGTTGCTTCACTAAACATAAAGCGAACAACGCTTTTATTCCGATCTTCAACGCCCTGGAATAAAGCAAAGGATAATTCAAAATCCCGACTATACCCTCGAACACTCCATCGGCAGAACTGATCTGCACACGAAGCTCCGGCGACCGTATCCCCGCCACAACAATTTCAATCATAGCTGCCGAGTTGACTCGGACGTCGATCGATGAATGAAACAGTAAATTCACCAAGTACCGCACTCGGTCCGCATCAGATGCAACGTACAAGCACTCAGGTTCAGAGAGCGTAAACATGGATAAAATCGCGAGGGACTCGAGATTCAACTCGGACGGTTCTGAACTGACATCCGCGAATACAATCGAGAGCAATATCTCGCGTGCATTATTAGCAGCAATGACGGACCGGTTCTTATCCGAGTCACGCGCCAGTCCTCTCAGTCTTCTCAAAGCCGAAACCCTGAAGCTAAAGGGACCTGATCCGGAAGACGCTTGATTCAACAAAGTACGAACCAACATCGGGTCAGCCGGTTGCTTCGGAGTGGGTATCCTCTCGATTCCGAAAGAACGGTTAGCGACGCACCAATCCTGAATAAGCCGTCGAAGAGTGTGGTTTGGAATGAGCGTGAAATCCGTGAGCGGGACCCTGGTAACAGGACACGTCGTATTCCCGGTGGCTACCCACGCTTCTATGCTGGAACGGTCGTACGTTTGACCGGTACAAACAGTGACGGGGTCACTCATCAGCTCTAAAGAAATCGGGCACCGGAAATGGTATGGGATCTGCACGCCGATATCCAATGGCTCCAAACTTCCAGGCATTTTCTTCTCaccctctctctttctcttacTCTATACGTGTTTCGTATCTATATTTGAAAACGAGTAggaaaaacacaaagaaataaagaggGACAAGAACTAGAGAAAGAGTAATACTAATCAGAGAGGACTGCAAATTATCTTTCGCTTTGTTGGGGGAGAGATGGGTTATATACGAAATAGGAACAGCGGGACATTTCTGTGTTTTTATTCTGACCGATTTGTACCACAGACACTCCCATTCATCCGGCACACGTGTGGTTCATTTACTTGAGGAAATAGTTGGGTGCTTAACCATGGTTAGATTGGTTGGAGGTTTATTGGTCAAAGGGAATTTGAGTGGGGACTGGGTTCGAATCGGGCCCACTATTTTTTCGAAAATCCAACTTCTGTTTACTTCAttctgaattaaattaaatggcCTTTATACTCAtcgttttttctcttttgccGTTCTGAGGTTAGTTGTGCTTGGTTGATTTGGTCATTCCA encodes:
- the LOC105169530 gene encoding transcription factor bHLH95-like isoform X1, giving the protein MLAMADELGHELWDDKTWEFPTFGAEEDCGGKLAADVSNSKGQAEEARPAAGAAKGKKRSSAAIGTGDDQGDEGRGGGGESDDHELHIWTERERRKKMRNMFANLHALLPHLPAKADKSTIVDEAVNYIKKLQETLQALEKEKIDRLNGLITNNPIIYDPSIITQQRLAIQSREAFLAEQGSVALGNPNPHPMFSGPEFPSIFKTWTSPNVILNVCGRDAHINVCSIKKPGLLTAICFVMEKHKLELVSAHVSSDRNRSMYMIHARQGNGGSEQLSQAFPVEEIYKQAAAEIMLWVNS
- the LOC105169530 gene encoding transcription factor bHLH95-like isoform X2 gives rise to the protein MLAMADELGHELWDDKTWEFPTFGAEEDCGGKLAADVSNSKGQAEEARPAAGAAKGKKRSSAAIGTGDDQGDEGRGGGGESDDHELHIWTERERRKKMRNMFANLHALLPHLPAKADKSTIVDEAVNYIKKLQETLQALEKEKIDRLNGLITNNPIIYDPSIITQQRLAIQSREAFLAEQGSVALGNPNPHPMFSGPEFPSIFKTWTSPNVILNVCGRDAHINVCSIKKPGLLTAICFVMEKHKLELVSAHVSSDRNRSMYMIHARGNGGSEQLSQAFPVEEIYKQAAAEIMLWVNS
- the LOC105169531 gene encoding U-box domain-containing protein 26 codes for the protein MPGSLEPLDIGVQIPYHFRCPISLELMSDPVTVCTGQTYDRSSIEAWVATGNTTCPVTRVPLTDFTLIPNHTLRRLIQDWCVANRSFGIERIPTPKQPADPMLVRTLLNQASSGSGPFSFRVSALRRLRGLARDSDKNRSVIAANNAREILLSIVFADVSSEPSELNLESLAILSMFTLSEPECLYVASDADRVRYLVNLLFHSSIDVRVNSAAMIEIVVAGIRSPELRVQISSADGVFEGIVGILNYPLLYSRALKIGIKALFALCLVKQHRQKAVAAGAVEALIDKLAEFEKCDAERALATVELLCRIPSGCAAFASHALTVPLLVKIILKISDRATEYAAGALLSLCSASERAQQEAVAAGVLTQLLLLVQSDCTERAKRKAQMLLKLLRNSWPHDSLANSDDYAGSDVVPF